The following proteins are encoded in a genomic region of Phycisphaera sp.:
- the tssB gene encoding type VI secretion system contractile sheath small subunit: MAKASSQKFVARNRAPRVQIEYDLELYGAEKKINLPFIVGVMADLSGKPEEPLPSVDQRSFQEIDIDNFDDRMKAAKPRVAFQVDNSLTGEGNVAVDITFESLDDFSPAAVARKVGALNKMLTARTELANLLTYMDGKGGAEELVAKALNDPALLSALTSAPKPDDAQEGSNDG; the protein is encoded by the coding sequence GTGGCGAAAGCAAGCAGTCAAAAGTTCGTTGCTCGCAACCGGGCCCCGCGTGTGCAGATCGAGTACGACCTCGAATTGTACGGCGCGGAAAAGAAGATCAACCTCCCGTTCATCGTGGGCGTGATGGCCGACCTGAGCGGCAAGCCCGAAGAACCACTTCCGAGCGTCGACCAGAGGTCGTTCCAGGAAATCGATATCGATAACTTCGATGATCGGATGAAGGCGGCCAAGCCCCGGGTGGCCTTCCAAGTCGACAACTCGCTCACTGGCGAGGGCAACGTCGCGGTCGACATCACGTTCGAGAGCCTCGACGATTTCTCGCCCGCTGCGGTGGCCCGGAAGGTCGGGGCACTCAACAAGATGCTCACCGCTCGCACCGAACTCGCCAACCTCCTGACATACATGGATGGCAAGGGCGGAGCGGAGGAACTGGTCGCCAAGGCCCTGAACGACCCGGCACTCTTGAGTGCATTGACGTCGGCACCAAAACCCGATGATGCGCAGGAGGGCTCGAACGATGGCTGA
- the tssC gene encoding type VI secretion system contractile sheath large subunit produces the protein MAETDPQAQPQEAAGETLAPSEFEQLLQKEFKPKSDGAKSAIDAAVRTLAEQALSDSVVISDDVIKTIEAMIAQIDAKLSEQLNLIMHHPDFARLEGTWRGLNHLVSNTETDETLKIRVMNVSKKEAGKTLKKFKGAAWDQSPLFKQIYEQEFGSPGGEPYGMLIGDYEFDHSPPDVEMLGGIAQIAAAAHAPFITASGPRLMNMDSWQELANPRDLTKIFGTAEYAAWRSLRESDDSRYIAMTMPRFLSRLPYGAKTNPVEDFSFEEDTEADQHEKYVWSNSAYAMGANITRAFKQYGWCSRIRGVESGGMVEGLPCHTFPTDDGGVDSKCPTEIAITDRREAELGQNGLLPLSHWKNTDYAAFIGAQTLHKPAEYDDSDASANASLGARLPYLFSTCRFAHFLKCIVRDKIGSFKEREDMEKWLNNWIMQYVEPDPGNASEEAKARRPLAAAEVAVQEVEGNPGYYSSKFFLRPHYQLEGLTVSLRLVSKLPSIKS, from the coding sequence ATGGCTGAGACCGATCCCCAGGCCCAACCACAAGAAGCCGCAGGCGAGACTCTCGCACCCTCCGAGTTCGAGCAACTGCTCCAGAAAGAGTTCAAGCCGAAGAGCGATGGCGCCAAGTCGGCTATTGACGCCGCCGTCCGGACCCTGGCCGAGCAGGCCCTGTCCGATTCGGTGGTCATCAGCGACGACGTGATCAAGACGATCGAGGCGATGATCGCCCAGATCGACGCGAAGCTCAGCGAGCAGCTCAACCTGATCATGCACCATCCCGATTTCGCCAGGCTCGAGGGCACCTGGCGCGGGCTGAACCACCTGGTGAGCAACACCGAGACCGACGAGACGCTCAAGATCCGGGTGATGAACGTCTCCAAGAAGGAAGCCGGCAAGACGCTCAAGAAATTCAAGGGCGCTGCCTGGGACCAGAGCCCCCTGTTCAAGCAGATCTACGAGCAGGAGTTCGGTTCGCCCGGTGGCGAGCCGTATGGCATGCTCATCGGTGACTACGAGTTCGACCACTCGCCTCCGGACGTCGAGATGCTTGGTGGCATCGCCCAGATCGCGGCGGCGGCCCATGCCCCCTTCATCACGGCTTCCGGCCCGCGCCTGATGAACATGGACTCGTGGCAGGAACTGGCGAACCCCCGCGATCTCACGAAGATCTTCGGGACCGCCGAGTACGCCGCATGGCGTTCCCTTCGCGAGTCCGACGATTCACGCTACATCGCGATGACCATGCCGCGGTTCTTGTCCCGTCTGCCGTACGGCGCCAAGACCAACCCGGTCGAGGACTTCTCCTTCGAGGAAGACACCGAAGCCGACCAGCACGAAAAATACGTGTGGTCGAACTCCGCGTACGCGATGGGCGCGAACATCACGCGAGCCTTTAAGCAATACGGCTGGTGTTCGAGAATCCGCGGCGTCGAGAGCGGCGGCATGGTCGAGGGCCTGCCGTGCCACACCTTCCCGACCGACGACGGCGGCGTCGATTCCAAGTGCCCGACCGAGATCGCGATCACCGACCGCCGCGAGGCCGAGCTGGGCCAAAACGGCTTGCTCCCCCTCTCGCACTGGAAAAACACCGACTACGCCGCATTCATCGGGGCCCAGACCCTGCACAAGCCCGCCGAGTACGACGATTCAGATGCTTCGGCGAACGCCAGCCTTGGCGCACGGCTCCCGTATCTCTTCTCGACCTGCCGATTCGCGCACTTCTTGAAGTGCATCGTGCGAGACAAGATCGGTTCCTTCAAGGAACGAGAAGACATGGAAAAGTGGCTCAACAACTGGATCATGCAGTATGTCGAGCCGGATCCGGGGAACGCTTCCGAGGAAGCCAAGGCCCGTCGCCCCCTGGCTGCGGCCGAGGTCGCGGTGCAGGAGGTGGAGGGTAACCCGGGGTACTACTCGTCGAAGTTCTTCCTGAGACCCCACTACCAACTCGAGGGTCTCACGGTCTCGTTGCGACTGGTCTCCAAGCTGCCGTCCATCAAGAGCTGA
- a CDS encoding type VI secretion system tube protein Hcp codes for MPFDGFMEVEGIKGDSTDKAHKEWIEILGFQHRIHQPTGGTGSAQGTHAGGRADHADFKITKRLDSATPGLALHCCNGKPIPEVKIELCRAMGDKTKFMQFTLKDAIISEVSPIGRAAGDDSIPVEEVCFRYGEIHWEYTPTDPKGGGKTGAAMQSGWSTLENASA; via the coding sequence ATGCCGTTCGACGGTTTCATGGAAGTGGAAGGCATCAAGGGCGACAGCACCGACAAGGCGCACAAGGAGTGGATCGAGATCCTCGGCTTCCAGCATCGCATCCACCAGCCCACCGGCGGCACTGGGAGCGCCCAGGGCACGCACGCAGGCGGCCGGGCCGACCACGCCGACTTCAAGATCACCAAACGCCTCGACAGCGCTACCCCAGGCTTGGCCTTGCACTGCTGCAACGGCAAGCCGATCCCGGAAGTCAAGATCGAGTTGTGCCGTGCCATGGGCGACAAGACCAAGTTCATGCAGTTCACCCTGAAAGACGCCATTATTAGCGAGGTTTCGCCCATAGGGCGTGCCGCCGGTGACGACTCGATCCCCGTTGAAGAGGTCTGCTTCCGCTACGGCGAGATCCACTGGGAGTACACACCCACGGATCCGAAGGGTGGCGGCAAGACTGGCGCTGCGATGCAATCTGGTTGGAGCACGCTTGAGAACGCATCGGCGTAG
- the tssE gene encoding type VI secretion system baseplate subunit TssE — protein MARPDAQDRGRDKVRRSHRDVALPCLLDRVQSRGDVSILAYRQAVLQDLEVLLNTPAMFQEADEHKWPRVVNSVLNLGTPDLVGTTLSSVSLVEIERRMLQAIRRFEPRIVSGSLSLRASRDENSAGNALIVEISGELWVGPVSEPLFLRTTFDLETGRCAIGEHRQTRERTDA, from the coding sequence ATGGCACGACCTGATGCACAAGATCGGGGCCGTGACAAGGTGCGGCGTTCCCATCGCGATGTCGCGTTGCCCTGTCTTCTCGATCGCGTGCAGTCTCGCGGCGATGTCTCGATCCTGGCATACCGGCAAGCGGTGCTACAAGACCTGGAAGTATTGCTCAACACGCCGGCGATGTTCCAAGAAGCCGATGAGCACAAGTGGCCACGGGTCGTGAATTCGGTGCTGAACCTCGGCACGCCCGATCTCGTTGGCACAACCCTGTCGAGCGTGTCGCTCGTCGAGATCGAGCGGCGCATGCTCCAGGCCATCCGCAGGTTCGAGCCCAGGATTGTCTCTGGGTCGCTCTCCTTGCGAGCGAGCAGGGATGAGAACTCGGCGGGCAACGCGCTCATCGTGGAGATCAGCGGCGAACTCTGGGTCGGGCCGGTGTCCGAGCCACTGTTCCTACGGACGACGTTCGATCTGGAAACCGGCCGGTGTGCGATCGGGGAGCACCGACAGACCCGGGAACGTACCGATGCGTGA
- the tssF gene encoding type VI secretion system baseplate subunit TssF codes for MREAMLESYAARLSWLDAVSAQLGTAYPQLAPQLAQLVPGTIDPHVERLIEGVAFLAARVDMKLEAQEERIAHDLLATLVPGCDKQTPSAAVVRFDLDSDANLPAGGLHIDRGTRLRAPVVGLDQSVTFSVVEPVQVQPIRVLDCAMRSTGHSDAVLEISIETTNGHAWSGVATHAPESLRLYMTEAGESSWRLYDLLTNPRTRAFAETDAGGVRCPLSVTPIGLDASESMLPSDAGGHEGDRLVQEYLSFPQRFLGVSIHGWREAIQKASGTTRLVLELPDDDAQLARSINAESVAINCAACINLFPRRADPILCSDRRHEYHVQADRVRPQDYEIHTVLEVSGAGPGLESVAMDSIFANLARYPVRVPGHVLRRTTRVRSEAERRRGARTSYCGSDVFLAVVSPVIGESGSTSAPHLLSIRTLATNRDLPLLIRRNAHGSDIDVSDMAPLSSMRFVHGPTPPRPPRSFGMSALASSAAVSASRTPISGPTGRAILQSRWRSLAPSDDRTVEGLIAGLQKLTVEPWTRAFGAKTRSALVSGSRAVVQVDPVPFEGASILLFARVMSRYLSCHAPMNSFVDLRLSTNGQDPIDLADPGLEAHR; via the coding sequence ATGCGTGAAGCGATGCTTGAAAGCTATGCGGCACGGCTCTCGTGGCTTGACGCCGTCTCGGCGCAGTTAGGCACAGCGTATCCGCAACTTGCACCGCAACTCGCGCAGCTCGTGCCGGGAACCATCGATCCGCATGTCGAGAGGCTCATCGAGGGCGTGGCCTTTCTAGCCGCCCGGGTAGACATGAAGCTGGAGGCTCAAGAAGAACGAATCGCGCACGATCTACTCGCGACACTCGTCCCTGGGTGCGACAAGCAGACGCCCTCCGCAGCCGTTGTTCGCTTCGACCTCGACTCGGACGCTAACCTGCCCGCAGGCGGCCTGCACATCGACCGCGGTACCCGGTTGCGAGCCCCCGTTGTCGGGCTCGACCAGAGCGTGACGTTTAGCGTAGTCGAGCCAGTCCAGGTGCAGCCGATCCGCGTTTTGGATTGTGCCATGCGATCGACGGGACATTCCGATGCGGTCCTTGAGATCTCGATCGAAACCACGAACGGTCACGCTTGGTCCGGAGTCGCCACGCATGCTCCCGAGTCGCTCAGACTCTACATGACCGAAGCCGGCGAGTCGTCGTGGCGGCTCTACGACCTCCTGACCAATCCAAGAACTCGGGCATTCGCGGAAACTGATGCTGGTGGTGTTCGTTGTCCATTGAGTGTAACCCCAATCGGCTTGGATGCTTCGGAATCGATGCTGCCAAGCGATGCCGGTGGGCATGAAGGCGACCGCCTGGTTCAGGAATACCTGAGTTTTCCGCAGCGGTTCCTGGGTGTCTCGATCCACGGGTGGCGGGAAGCCATTCAGAAGGCCAGCGGGACCACCCGGCTCGTGCTCGAGTTGCCCGACGACGACGCCCAACTCGCTCGCTCAATCAACGCCGAGTCGGTCGCTATCAATTGCGCCGCGTGCATCAATCTATTCCCGCGTCGGGCGGACCCGATCTTGTGCTCCGATCGGCGGCACGAGTATCACGTGCAGGCCGACCGTGTCCGACCCCAGGACTATGAGATCCACACCGTGCTTGAGGTTTCGGGAGCCGGTCCCGGGCTCGAATCAGTAGCGATGGACTCCATCTTTGCGAACCTCGCCCGGTATCCGGTCCGGGTACCGGGTCATGTGCTGCGTCGAACTACCAGGGTTCGTAGCGAAGCCGAACGGCGACGCGGGGCCCGAACGAGTTATTGCGGTAGTGATGTATTTCTTGCTGTGGTCAGTCCTGTCATTGGAGAGAGTGGTAGCACTAGTGCTCCTCATTTGCTCTCGATCCGCACGCTCGCGACCAACCGGGACCTGCCGCTACTCATCCGACGCAACGCTCACGGCAGCGACATCGATGTCAGTGACATGGCCCCGCTGTCATCCATGCGATTCGTCCACGGGCCCACGCCGCCGCGCCCGCCGCGCAGCTTCGGCATGAGTGCGCTCGCGTCGTCGGCTGCGGTATCGGCGTCGAGAACGCCGATATCCGGGCCCACCGGCCGCGCGATCCTACAGTCTCGCTGGCGATCGCTCGCACCGAGCGACGATCGCACGGTCGAGGGTCTCATAGCCGGCCTGCAAAAACTCACAGTTGAACCCTGGACACGGGCGTTCGGCGCGAAGACCCGGAGTGCCCTGGTCTCGGGGAGCAGGGCGGTGGTCCAGGTTGACCCGGTGCCGTTCGAGGGAGCCAGCATACTGCTCTTTGCACGGGTGATGTCTCGGTATCTGTCCTGCCATGCGCCAATGAACTCGTTCGTCGATCTGCGACTCTCCACGAACGGCCAGGATCCGATCGACCTTGCCGACCCAGGACTAGAGGCACATCGGTAA
- the tssG gene encoding type VI secretion system baseplate subunit TssG produces the protein MANLAGHHDDPYALIRAIARQHPTKPSIGEAAVVNEDVARFTQPASLAFARSTAEVVSQQAGTTVVAVQFMGLLGPNGPLPLHLTDRVHRDDDDDSALLPFLNVLQDRLIALFFRAWQQAAPGYAADQDDDSLQHRYASMAGVLGRVDAGACPSGPSTTARAHFARLLSRGTGSSEVLRAVLAEDLGVDVQVRPFAGGWLSIDCSAQASLGMAQLGRSGVLGSRVWDPAGSFRIRVGPVKREQLIGLLPGGSLHERIQAWVRLLGGSHLTWSLQVVLAPDAFEPASLGGSCSLGHNCWVGATLPDRELDDLIVDGTSTHF, from the coding sequence ATGGCGAACCTGGCTGGTCATCACGATGATCCCTACGCGTTGATCCGTGCCATTGCGCGGCAGCACCCAACGAAGCCGTCGATCGGTGAAGCCGCGGTTGTGAACGAAGATGTCGCTCGTTTCACGCAACCGGCATCGTTGGCATTCGCACGCTCGACCGCGGAGGTGGTCAGCCAACAAGCAGGTACTACCGTAGTTGCGGTTCAGTTCATGGGTCTCCTAGGACCTAACGGCCCGCTCCCGCTGCACCTCACGGATCGGGTGCATCGTGATGATGACGACGACTCGGCCCTGCTGCCTTTTCTCAACGTGTTACAAGATCGGCTCATTGCGCTCTTCTTCCGCGCGTGGCAACAGGCCGCGCCCGGGTATGCCGCTGACCAAGACGATGACTCGCTACAGCACCGCTACGCCAGCATGGCCGGCGTACTCGGCAGGGTCGATGCCGGGGCTTGCCCGAGTGGACCATCGACAACCGCGCGCGCTCACTTCGCGAGGTTGCTATCTCGGGGCACCGGTTCTTCGGAAGTGCTGCGTGCAGTGCTTGCCGAGGATCTTGGAGTTGATGTTCAGGTAAGGCCATTTGCTGGCGGCTGGCTCTCGATCGATTGTTCCGCGCAGGCAAGTCTCGGCATGGCCCAACTGGGACGTTCCGGAGTCTTGGGATCCCGGGTGTGGGATCCCGCCGGCTCGTTCCGGATACGCGTCGGACCAGTGAAGCGTGAGCAATTGATCGGGCTCTTGCCCGGCGGTTCCTTGCACGAGCGTATCCAAGCCTGGGTTCGGTTGCTCGGCGGATCGCACTTGACGTGGAGTCTACAGGTTGTGCTGGCCCCCGACGCGTTCGAGCCCGCGTCTCTAGGCGGATCGTGCTCGCTCGGGCACAATTGTTGGGTCGGTGCCACACTCCCCGATCGAGAACTGGATGACCTCATCGTGGACGGCACGTCCACCCATTTCTAA
- the tssH gene encoding type VI secretion system ATPase TssH: MAEISRTALFGKLNKTCYEAVEGATVFCKLRGNPYVELEHWLSQLLNQQDTDIHRILRHYEVDPSRVAADLTAALDRLPRGATSISDFSAHLEESVERAWVYGSLMFKAEKVRSGHIVLGLLKTRSLRNVIAAISSEFSKISGEDLGDSFSNIIAGSPEDGTDSGPGAAGLPGESSGAMAPAQMGKQEALERFTVDLTERARTGDIDDIVGRDYETRQVVDILMRRRQNNPILTGEAGVGKTAVVEGFAHRLAKGDVPPALKDVRLLALDVTLLQAGASMKGEFEERLKQVVEEVQASPTRIILFIDEAHTLVGAGGAAGTGDAANILKPALARGTLRTIAATTWAEYKKYFEKDPALTRRFQVVQVLEPSEESCTVMLRRMAGALERHHRVELLDEAIGAAVTLSHRYIPARQLPDKAVSLLDTAAARVATAQHAIPARVEDTRRRIEALKDELEILGREQSVGADHGERAKKLAERIEVDGAKLGDLEREWELEKALVDEVLRLRGELRTFDEPQEVEPGEGEQAQNETPTTNPAHREALVAQLAEARTKLDVAQGEQPLILPSVDERAVAAVVQDWTGVPVGKMVSDQIQAVLNLAGTLSQRVIGQDHALELIATRIQTSRAGLENPTKPIGVFMLAGPSGVGKTESALALADALYGGEDNVITINMSEFQEAHTVSTLKGSPPGYVGYGEGGVLTEAVRRRPYSVVLLDEIEKAHSDVHELFFQVFDKGVMEDGEGRKIDFKNTIILLTSNVGSDLIMNMCKDPALMPDSESLANALRDPLLKVFPAALLGRIAVIPYYPLNEEMMHEITKLHLRRIQKRIEGAHDIELTYDDAVLEHVVSRCTELESGGRLIDAILTNHVVPTVGREILERMMNGMPLKAVRIGIDSGALSYAFE, encoded by the coding sequence ATGGCCGAGATTAGTCGTACCGCGCTCTTCGGAAAGCTCAACAAGACATGCTACGAGGCCGTCGAGGGTGCCACGGTGTTCTGCAAGCTGCGCGGCAATCCGTACGTTGAGCTTGAGCATTGGCTGAGCCAACTGCTGAACCAGCAAGACACCGACATCCACCGTATCCTGCGGCACTACGAAGTCGATCCGTCCCGGGTCGCCGCTGACCTGACCGCAGCCTTGGACCGGCTCCCACGAGGCGCAACGTCGATCTCGGACTTCTCGGCCCACCTCGAGGAATCGGTCGAGCGGGCGTGGGTGTACGGGTCGCTGATGTTCAAGGCAGAAAAGGTGCGTAGTGGCCACATCGTGCTTGGTCTGCTGAAAACCAGATCGCTACGGAACGTCATCGCTGCCATCTCTTCCGAGTTCTCGAAGATTAGTGGCGAGGACTTGGGCGATTCGTTCTCGAACATCATCGCGGGTTCCCCCGAAGACGGCACGGATTCCGGCCCCGGGGCAGCCGGATTGCCGGGCGAATCCAGCGGCGCAATGGCTCCCGCCCAGATGGGCAAGCAGGAAGCCCTCGAGCGCTTCACAGTCGATCTCACCGAACGGGCTCGCACCGGTGACATCGATGACATCGTCGGACGCGACTACGAGACGCGCCAGGTCGTCGATATCCTCATGCGCCGCCGCCAGAATAACCCCATCCTCACCGGTGAGGCGGGCGTGGGGAAGACCGCCGTTGTCGAGGGGTTCGCCCATCGCTTGGCCAAGGGCGACGTGCCGCCCGCGCTCAAGGACGTAAGGCTCCTCGCCCTCGACGTCACGCTGCTCCAAGCAGGTGCGAGCATGAAGGGCGAGTTCGAAGAGCGGCTCAAGCAAGTTGTCGAGGAAGTGCAAGCCTCGCCCACGCGCATCATCCTGTTCATCGATGAGGCCCACACCCTTGTCGGTGCGGGCGGGGCTGCCGGTACGGGAGACGCGGCCAACATCCTGAAGCCAGCGCTCGCCCGTGGCACGCTGCGCACCATCGCGGCGACCACGTGGGCCGAGTACAAGAAGTACTTCGAGAAAGACCCCGCACTCACCCGGCGGTTCCAGGTCGTGCAGGTGCTGGAACCCTCGGAAGAGTCCTGCACGGTGATGCTCCGGCGGATGGCCGGAGCCCTCGAACGACACCACCGAGTGGAATTGCTCGACGAAGCGATCGGTGCCGCCGTGACGCTCAGCCACAGATACATCCCCGCCCGGCAGTTGCCCGACAAGGCGGTGAGCCTCCTGGATACCGCAGCTGCGCGGGTAGCCACGGCGCAGCACGCCATCCCGGCGCGCGTTGAAGACACCCGTCGCCGGATCGAAGCGCTCAAGGACGAGTTGGAGATCCTGGGCCGGGAGCAATCGGTCGGAGCCGATCATGGAGAACGGGCCAAGAAGCTGGCTGAACGCATTGAGGTGGATGGTGCCAAGCTCGGCGATCTCGAACGCGAGTGGGAGTTGGAGAAAGCCCTTGTCGATGAGGTCCTCCGGCTCCGTGGAGAGCTGAGAACGTTCGACGAACCCCAAGAAGTCGAGCCAGGCGAAGGCGAGCAGGCTCAGAACGAGACCCCGACTACCAACCCCGCCCATCGCGAGGCTCTTGTTGCCCAACTCGCTGAGGCGCGTACGAAGCTAGACGTTGCCCAAGGCGAGCAGCCTCTCATCCTGCCCAGCGTGGACGAACGAGCCGTCGCCGCCGTGGTCCAGGACTGGACAGGCGTGCCCGTTGGCAAGATGGTCAGCGACCAGATCCAGGCTGTCCTCAACCTTGCGGGCACGCTGAGCCAGCGGGTCATCGGCCAGGACCACGCGCTCGAGCTGATCGCCACGCGCATCCAGACCTCGCGAGCGGGCTTGGAGAATCCGACCAAGCCCATCGGCGTCTTCATGCTCGCTGGCCCCAGTGGTGTAGGGAAGACCGAGTCGGCACTCGCCCTGGCCGACGCGCTCTACGGTGGCGAGGACAATGTCATCACCATCAACATGAGCGAGTTCCAGGAGGCCCATACCGTCAGCACGCTGAAAGGCAGCCCTCCCGGCTATGTGGGGTATGGCGAAGGCGGTGTGCTGACCGAGGCGGTCCGGCGCCGGCCCTACAGCGTTGTCTTGCTCGACGAGATCGAGAAGGCACACTCTGACGTCCACGAGCTGTTCTTCCAGGTCTTTGACAAGGGCGTCATGGAAGACGGCGAGGGCCGCAAGATCGACTTCAAGAACACGATCATCCTGCTGACTTCAAACGTCGGCTCCGACCTGATCATGAACATGTGCAAGGATCCGGCGCTCATGCCAGATTCTGAGAGCTTGGCCAATGCGTTGCGCGATCCGCTGCTGAAGGTCTTCCCAGCCGCGCTGCTCGGCCGCATCGCCGTCATCCCGTACTACCCGCTGAACGAAGAGATGATGCACGAGATCACCAAGCTGCACCTACGCCGCATCCAGAAGCGTATCGAGGGTGCCCACGACATCGAATTGACTTACGACGACGCCGTGCTCGAGCACGTGGTGTCACGATGCACCGAGCTCGAGAGCGGCGGCCGTCTGATTGATGCCATCCTCACCAACCATGTAGTCCCGACCGTTGGCCGCGAGATCCTCGAGCGGATGATGAACGGCATGCCCCTGAAAGCCGTGCGGATCGGAATCGACTCTGGCGCATTGAGCTATGCGTTTGAGTGA
- a CDS encoding helix-turn-helix domain-containing protein, whose amino-acid sequence MSEANDHSTKTREQGVLRLLADLKSGEVNASQLTIPERRQCVAHLHFEGIGVPQTAEILNVCERTVRRDRGAIAEENAIQPNS is encoded by the coding sequence ATGAGCGAAGCCAATGATCACAGCACGAAGACTCGTGAGCAGGGGGTCCTCCGCCTGCTGGCAGACCTCAAATCGGGCGAGGTTAATGCCAGCCAATTGACGATTCCCGAGCGTCGCCAGTGCGTCGCGCACCTCCATTTCGAGGGCATCGGAGTGCCACAGACGGCCGAGATCCTGAATGTCTGCGAGCGCACCGTCCGTCGGGATCGTGGGGCGATCGCCGAAGAGAACGCGATCCAGCCCAACTCGTAG
- the terL gene encoding phage terminase large subunit: MPNGTMIRALGAGQGVRGLKHRHDRPTLIPVDDLENQEECASAEQRHKLWDWFHNTLLKAGTGRTNVIVVGTIVHYDSLLAKLTAPTLERGKGVGWDRRLYRAVEEFAARSDLWDRWEAIRYGEEEHDDQTGPEASGAYFRANRQQMLRGTKVLWGERETYLELIQMRADEGRVSFQCEKQNEPVDPEECLFSQASLRYWDDDYPDVARLLRRLGPGVKFYGACDPSLGRSANRGDFTAIVTLAQSAETKTLYVIDADIARRTPDQTIARIVALSQAYKYRGFAFESNQFQEVLAEQLRKRAREAGVSLYPKSVTNTTHKQTRIESLEPLVVSGQLRFSRRHQLLLEQLRQFRLAAHDDGPDALEMAVEMARKHRVSGGQTRVL; this comes from the coding sequence ATGCCGAACGGCACGATGATCCGGGCCTTGGGTGCCGGTCAGGGCGTGCGCGGACTCAAGCACCGGCATGACCGGCCGACGCTCATCCCAGTCGACGATCTTGAGAACCAGGAAGAGTGCGCCTCGGCCGAGCAGCGGCACAAGCTGTGGGACTGGTTCCACAACACCCTCCTCAAGGCTGGGACCGGCCGCACCAATGTCATCGTGGTCGGGACGATCGTCCACTACGACTCGCTGCTGGCCAAGCTCACCGCGCCCACGCTCGAGCGTGGCAAGGGCGTGGGCTGGGACCGCCGGCTCTATCGCGCCGTGGAAGAGTTCGCCGCGCGTAGTGATCTATGGGATCGCTGGGAAGCGATCCGCTACGGTGAGGAGGAGCATGATGACCAGACCGGGCCGGAGGCCTCGGGCGCGTACTTCAGGGCCAACCGCCAGCAGATGCTCCGTGGCACAAAGGTACTCTGGGGCGAGCGCGAGACCTACCTCGAGCTGATCCAGATGCGAGCCGACGAGGGGCGAGTGAGCTTCCAATGCGAGAAGCAGAACGAGCCGGTCGATCCCGAAGAGTGCCTCTTTAGCCAGGCGAGCCTGCGGTATTGGGACGACGATTACCCCGACGTCGCGCGGCTGCTGCGTCGGCTGGGTCCGGGCGTAAAGTTCTACGGCGCGTGCGATCCGAGCCTCGGGAGGAGCGCGAACCGGGGTGATTTCACTGCCATAGTCACGCTGGCCCAGAGCGCCGAGACCAAGACGCTCTACGTGATCGATGCCGACATCGCGCGGCGTACGCCCGATCAGACGATTGCCCGGATCGTGGCGTTGTCCCAGGCGTACAAGTACCGCGGCTTCGCGTTCGAGTCGAACCAGTTCCAGGAGGTGCTCGCCGAGCAGCTCCGCAAGCGGGCCCGCGAGGCCGGCGTGTCGCTCTACCCCAAGTCGGTGACCAACACGACCCACAAGCAGACACGGATCGAGAGCCTCGAACCGCTCGTGGTGAGCGGGCAACTCCGGTTCAGTCGTCGCCACCAACTCTTGCTCGAACAACTGCGGCAGTTCCGCCTGGCGGCCCACGATGATGGGCCGGACGCCCTGGAGATGGCCGTCGAAATGGCTCGCAAGCATCGGGTGAGCGGGGGCCAGACGCGGGTGCTGTAG
- a CDS encoding DUF2924 domain-containing protein: MVRGITWHIQERQHGGLNAETRRLLKSAIRHAPDPAQKQETRARKRRVTAQLRTGSVLIRTWRGREHKVTVLEDGERFRYRDTEYRSLSEIAREITGARWSGPRFFGLKKLKNIA; the protein is encoded by the coding sequence CTGGTCCGCGGCATCACCTGGCACATCCAGGAACGACAACACGGCGGCCTTAACGCGGAGACCCGCCGCTTGCTGAAATCGGCGATCCGGCACGCTCCCGATCCCGCCCAGAAACAGGAGACCCGTGCCCGAAAGCGGCGAGTAACCGCCCAGCTCCGGACTGGCAGCGTTCTGATTCGAACCTGGCGCGGCCGTGAGCACAAGGTCACGGTCCTCGAAGATGGCGAGCGTTTTCGTTACCGCGACACCGAGTACCGCAGCCTCTCCGAGATCGCCCGCGAGATCACGGGCGCTCGCTGGTCGGGGCCGCGCTTCTTTGGCCTCAAGAAGCTTAAGAACATCGCGTGA